The segment TCGCTCGGCGTGCTCTGGCTGGAATGCGCGTGCGCCGTGCTGATGCTGCGCTATTCCGGCGCGACGCAGGCCTCCTTCGATTCGTGGCTGCCCGTTGGCGGTGACGATTTCCGTCCGGCTCGCCGCGATCCTCCGGCCAAACAACGCGAGGAATTGACCGAGGCCGAGCTGCATTCCTCGATCGACCCGCTGCTCGAGAAGATCTCGAAACACGGCATCGGCAGCCTCACGAAGCGGGAACGTCAGCGCCTCGAGCAGGCGCGCACCGCGCTGCTGGAACGGGAAAAGCATTCGCATTGATGGACGGTCCGGTGACTCCTGGCCCGGCAACGCCACCTCCGCCGCTCGAGGCATCCCGCGCCGCTGGCGGCAACCCCGAAAGCCGGGCCATGCCCGTGCCGAGCCTGAAGGACCCGTGCTACGTCAACGCGATGGTGCATTTTTACCGGGGAGAGCTCGGCCGCATCATGGTCTGGCGGCAGCGGCTCGACGTGACGACGACATGGGCGATCACGAGTTCGACGACCATCATCACCGTGGCGTTTTCCTTTCGCGAGATCCCGCACATCATCTTCTTTTTCAACCTCGCGATCGTCTGGATCATGCTCTGGATCGAGGCGCGGCGTTATCGTTTCTACGACGCCTTTCGGGGGCGCGTGCGCATGCTCGAGGCGCATTTTCTCGTGCCGATCGTTTCCCAGAGCGACCGCCTGCTCGATGGCGAATGGCGCCGGCTCGTGTGCGAAGATCTCATCCTGCCGTCCTTCAAGATCTCGGCCTTCGAGGCGGTGGGACGGCGGCTCCGACGAAATTACGTTTTCATCTTCGCGATCATCATGCTGGCATGGGCGCTCAAGATTTTCATGCACGCCAATCCGCCGATCACCTCGCTTCATTCGTTCTACACCGCGTTCGAGGCGGGTCATCTGCCGGCGTGGTTCAACGCCGGCATCTTCGTCGGCACGATCGTCGCGGTGACGAGCATCATCATTTACTTCGCGCACCGCACGTCCGGCGAAGTCTCGGAATTCGGCAGCGACAACGTCTCGCTCTGGCGGATATGAGAGCGGCTCCCGTTGCCACGCTCGACCCGGTGCTTCGTCTCAAGGAAATCGTCGCCCGCCTCCGCGCGCCGGATGGCTGCCCCTGGGACCGCGAGCAGACGCATGCCAGCCTGCGCGGCGCACTGCTCGAGGAAACCTACGAACTCGTTGACGCGATCGACCTCGCCGACGACTCGAATCTGCGCGAGGAACTTGGCGACCTGCTCCTGCACGTCGTCATGCATGCGCAGATGGCCAGCGAGCGCGGCGCCTTCGAGTTCGACGCGGTCGCGACGGAAATCTGCGAAAAACTGATCCGCCGCCATCCGCACGTCTTCGGCGAGGATTCTGCCGCCGACTCCGACGAGGTCCTTCGCAAATGGGAGCAGATCAAGCGCGCGGAGAAAGCCGAGCGCACCTCGATTCTCGACGGCCTGCCCCGGGCCCTGCCAGCGCTCCTGCGCGCGCAGAACGCCCAGAAAAAGGCCGCGCGCGTCGGCTTCGACTGGACCGAGGCCGGCGAGGTGATTGCGAAGATCGAGGAGGAGCTCGCGGAGCTCAAGGCGGCCATGGCCACGGCGAACTCGGCCGCGATCACCGAGGAAACCGGCGATCTGCTTTTCTCGGTCGTGAATCTCGCACGCAAGCTCGGGCAGGATTCCGAAATGACGCTCTCGGCCGCCACCGACAAGTTCGTCGAGCGATTCAAATCTGTCGAACGCCAGGCCGCCGCGGCGGGCCGCCGCGTCGAGGATTGCTCGGCCGAGGAACTGAACCGCTATTGGGACGCGGAGAAAGCGGGAACGGCGTGAGCAGCGGATTCGTCGTTCTCAATCCCGGCGGTCGCGACGCTGAGCAGGACTTCTCGAACGGAGCGGGGACGCCCGCGGACAGCGGTCACCCGCCGGTGAACTACCACGGCTACGCCGCCTGCATGCGCGGGAAAATTTTGCGCGACGTGCGGACGGTTCCGGCCGGCACTGGCGCCGCGCTCGTGCTCCTGCGCAAGCGCAACCTGCGAGCGGTGCTCAAGGCGCTCGCGGTGTTGAAGGATCGCGGCGTGCGCACGTGGATTTCCTTCAAGGAGTCCGGCGCGCATCAGGTCGCCGACTTCCTCGACGACTACGACCGCTCGCTGCTTTTCCGGCGCATCTGCGCCGCCGCGGACGGCTACCTTTCCAGCACGCCGGACCTCGAACCGCTCTACCGCGACGCCGGCTGTCGCGATGGCTTTTTCGCGCCGACCCCGTATCCCGTGGAGGAACCGGCGTGGGATCGCGGCATTCCGCTCGAGGAACGCAAGGGCATCTTCGTGGGCACCCGGGAGTTCGACGTGCCCTCGAGGAACCACTGGCAGGCGGTCGCCATGGCCGCCGCGCTGGGGCGGGAGCTCGAAATGCCGGTCGCGGTGATGAGCAACTTCGGCCGCCACGGTCTGCGCCTGCTCAAGGCGATTCGCGGAGACAATCCGTTCCTCCATTTCATCGTTGGCCCTTTCGCCTACCGGGATTACCTGCGGCTGATGGCTGCGCACCGCGTCGTCCTGCAGCTCGACGCGAGCGCCGTGCCGGGACAGGTGGCTGGCGACGCCCTGCTCGGCCGGCTGCCCTGCCTGGGCGGCAATGGCGCAATCGATCGCGTGGCCTTCGGGCATCTCACCGGCGATGTGCGCGAGGTCGCGACGCGACTGCTCACCGACGATGCCGCCTGGCAGGCCGCGACGGATCATTCCCAAAACATTGCCCGCGAGCGGTTGAGTTTCTCGGCGGTCCGCGATCTGCTCACCTCCCGAATGAACGCGCAGCCATGAGCCACGAGCATCACGACCACGCCGGCCATTCGCATGGCCCGGGTGGCCATCATCACGCGCCTGCGGATTTCGGCCGGGCCTTTCTCATCGGGATCGCCCTGAACACGGGCTTCGTGATTTTCGAGGCAGCCATGGGTTTTCTCTCCGGCTCGCTGGCGCTTGTCTCCGATGCGGGCCACAACCTCGGCGACGTGCTCGGCCTCGTGCTCGCCTGGGTCGCCGCGATTCTCGCCAAGCGTGCCGCGAAAGGCCGCTACACCTACGGATTGAAGCGGGGAACGATCCTCGCCGCGCTCGCCAACGCCATCCTTCTCCTCGTCGCTGTTGGCGCGCTCGGCCTGGAAGCCATCGAGCGTCTCCGCGAGCCCCAGCATGTCGAAGGCGGCGTGATGGCCTGGGTCTCTGCCCTCGGCATCCTCGTCAATGGCGGCACCGCGCTTCTGTTCATGGCCGGCAGCAAGGGCGACCTCAACGTGCGCGGCGCGTTTCTGCACATGGCGGCCGATGCGGGAGTTTCGCTCGGAGTCACCATCGCCGGCCTCGTCATCCTCGCGACCGGCTGGGCCTGGATCGATCCGGTGGTGAGTCTGGCCGTCCTCGTTGCCATTCTCGTCGGCACGTGGGGGCTCTTCACGGAATCTCTCGGCCTGGCGCTCGACGCCGCGCCGCTGGGCACGGACCTCGAGAAAATTCATGCCGAGATTGCGGGAATTTCCGGCGTGCAGGAAGTGCATCACCTCCATGTCTGGGCGCTGAGCACGACGGAGACGGCGCTCACCGCGCATGTCGTGAAGAGCGATCCCGGTCTCGACGACGCACTCCTGGCGACGATCCGCGAGGAGCTCGAGGAGCACTTCGCGATCACGCATGTGACGATTCAGTTCGAGCAGGGGGGCGCGGGGGGCTGCGGCGCCTGCCTTCCCGGGAAGAGCTCGCCAGCCTAGCCCCTAAATCGGCGCCGTTTCGCCGCGAAGCTCGAGGATGCGCCGAATGACGTCCTCGATGAGGTTGTTCGGGCAGGATGCGCCGGCGGTGATACCTGCCCTCAACGGACCGGTGGTTTTCAACCAGCCGGCGGTGACGATCTCGCGCTTTTCGTGCAGGTCGAAGCGCAGGATCTCTTCGGCCGAGCGAATGCAATCCGCGTTCCGAATGAAATAGGTCGGCACCTCTTTTTCGCCGATCTCGGCGAGGTGCGTCGTGTTCGAGCTGTTGTAGCCGCCGACGACGAGAAGCAGGTCGAGCGGAGCGTGAAGGAGTTCGAAAAGGGCGTCCTGACGCTCCTGGGTGGCGCCGCAGATCGTGTCGAAGAAGCGGAAATTACCCGCGTCGCCCCTGTCGCGATCGGTGATGGCCTGGCGCACCCGATTCTGCACTTCCTCGGTTTCGCTGCGCAGCATGGTCGTCTGGTTTGCGACGCCGATCTTGTGCAGGTGGACGTCGGGATCGAAGCCTGGCGACATGGCATCGGCAAAACGCCGCACGAATTCGGCCTTCTTTTCCGCGTCGCCCCCATTCCGGATGTAATCGCAGACGAAGTCCGTCTCCGCGAGATCGAGCACGACGAGGTAATGCCCGGCGCCTTCGCCGAGAGCGCGCGAGGCGGTGGCGCGAGTTTCCTCGTGCGCGGACTTTCCGTGAATGATCGACGTGACCTGCTCGCGCGCATTCTGACGCACGCGCTTCCATACGCTCATGACGTCGCCGCACGTCGTGTCGACGATCTGGCAGCCGTGCGCCTTGACCGCCTCGACGATGGGCGCCTCGGCGCCGAACGCCGGCACGATGACGACGTCCTCGGAACTGAGCGCGTCGATGTCCGCATCGCTCGGATGCGCGGCGAGGTGGCGAATGCCCATCGCGGCGATCTGGGCGTTCACGTCGGGGTTGTGAATGATCTCGCCGAGCAGGAAAATTCGCTGCTCGGGAAAGACCTTGCGCGCGGCGTAGGCGAGGTCGATGGCGCGCTCGACGCCATAGCAAAAGCCAAACTGCTTCGCGAGGCGGAAGGTCGTTTCCCCGACCGTAAGGAGGCCGCCGTGCGCGCGGATCTCGTCGACGAGATTGCTGCGGTAATGGCTTTCCACCTGAGCCTGCACGCGCTCCATCACCTCGGGCGTACGAAGATTGATGCGTTTGGCGGCGGGCGTGGCGGCGGACATAAGAAAAAAATGAGGTCGGCGGGGAGGGATGAAAAGAACGGTTTTGGAGGAATTGTCAAACGACAGGGGAATTGGCGCGGAAAAATCGAGGTTGCCTCGGCGAAGAAGGGCTCTATTTTTCCGGCCTCCATGTTTCGCGAGGACGACTTTCAATACGCGCTCGAAAACACGCGCGTGATCCGTCCGCCCGTGCAGGCGATCCAGACCTTCGGCACCACCAGTTTTCGCTTCATGCTCGTGACGGAATTGATGGACCAGGTCGACCGCGTGCGCGTGCGGGATGGCCGCATTCACGCGGAGCGTCCGTCGATCGTGACGCCGCAGAATTACTCGAAGCTCCTGCTCGACGGTTTTGGTGAGGAAGCGCGCGGCTTCGCGGACTTCCTCGAGAGCCACGGCCGCGACCTCAAATTTCTGCGCTACGGCTTTCAGTTTCGGAAGACCGACATCAGCGAGGAAATCGTCCATGCGCCGAAGGCCGACGTGATCGGCCGCATCGGCGAGATGCTGGATGCCCGCGACGAACCGATGAGCACGATCATCGAGGGCGTCGACGACGCCTGGGAGGTCTGCCTGATGAAGTTCACGGTCGAGCTCATCCAGCGTTCCGCCGGCGAAAACGTCCTGGAATGGAAGCGCCGTGGGTTGATTTGACGCGCCTTGCCCCATCGCGAGGGGAAAACCGCAAACTTCAAACTTTCAAACCGCGCCAGCCAAGGGCAGTCTTTCCGCAATGAAGTTGATCAAGTTCCTCATCGTGCTCGTCTTTGCGGCCGCGATCTTCGGAACGGCGGGATTTTTCGCCTACCAGCTCTATTACAAGCCCGAAAAGGCCGACCGCGAAGAGGCCAGGGCTGTTGCCGAGGCTCCACCGCCCACGCCGCCACCGGATTACAGCCTGCCCGCGCTGAAAAAGGCGCTCGCGCTGTTGAAGGCCGGCAAGACCGTGGAAGCCCGCGAGGCCCTTCGCAACTTCATCGCCCAATATCCGGAGTCCACCGGGATCGGTGACGCGAAGGACGCCCTTGGCGAGATCAGCATGTCGTTCATCTACACGAGCGCTCCCGGGCCCGAAAAAGTCGATTACGTCGTCGTCGCCGGTGATTCGCTGGTGCGGGTGGCGTCGAAGACGAAATCCAACGCCGAGCTCATTCTCCGCTCGAACAATCTTTCCAGCATCGATCTCTCGATCGGTCAGCAGCTTCGCATTCCCGAGCTCGATACCGCCCTTGTGCTCGATCGCAAGGCGAAGACCCTCTCGCTCCTGAACGGCGGCCAGCTCCTCAAGGAATACCCGCTGCTTTCGATGGAGCTGCCTGCCGCCGCCCGCGGCAAGGACCCCGTCAGCACCGCGGTCAAGGACAAGGTCGCCGTCAACGGCTCCGAGCGGGTCGCCTTCGGCAGCCGCGGCTACGTCGGCAGTGACCGCTGGATCATGCTGGATATGGCCAACGCCGTCATTCGAGGCCGCCCCGAGACGGCCTCGAACGGCCAGCCCGCGCCCATGCCCCCCGGAATGGTCGTCTCCCAGGAGGATATCGAGGAAATTTTCCCATTGGTGACGAGGAAGACTCCCGTCACGATTCAATAAGCCGCGACGCGCATCCGCCGTTCGCCACAAATTATCACGAAGTATGAGGGTCACCCCGCTGGATTTTGAAAAGCCTGTCGTCGAGCTCGAACACAAGCTCGAAGACATCAAGAAACACCTGCAAGGCCAGGATATCGACATGGCCCCGCAGGTTCGCGAGATCGCGGAACGCATCGAAGCCACGCGCCGCGAGATTTACGAAAACCTCAACGCATGGCAGCGTGTGCAGATCGCCCGCCACATTCAGCGCCCTTTCTTCCTCGATTACATCGACCTCGCATTTACGGATTTCGTCGAACTCCACGGCGACCGCGTCTTCGGTGACGACGCCTCCATGCCGGCTGGCCTGGCCACCATCGGGGGCATCAGGTGCGTGGTCATCGGTCAGCAAAAAGGCCGCGACGTGAAGGAAAACCTTCTCCGCAACTTTGGCAGCCCGCATCCCGAGGGCTACCGCAAGGCGCTGCGCCTCATGCGCCTCGCCGAGAAATTCAACCTGCCCATCGTCACCCTCATCGACACCCCCGGGGCCTATCCCGGCGTCGGTGCCGAGGAGCGCCACATCGCCGAGGCGATCGCCGTGAACCTGCGGGAAATGATGCTTCTCCGCGTGCCGATCGTCAGCGTCGTGATCGGCGAGGGCGGGTCCGGCGGAGCGCTGGGCATCGGGGTCTCCGATCGTGTGCTCATGCAGGAGAACGCCTATTACTCGGTGATCAGCCCCGAGGGTTGCGCCGCGATTCTCTGGAAGCACCGCAAACACGCCCCCGAGGCAGCCGAGGCCCTCAAGCTCAATGCCGGCGTCCTGATGGAGCTCGGCGTGATCGACGGCGTGATCGCCGAGCCGCTCGGCGGCGCCCACCACGATCCGCAGGGCTCTGCCGATCTACTCAAGGCCTCGATCGTTGCCGCCCTCGAGGAAACCAGCAAACTTTCCACCGACAAATTGCTCGATCAGCGTTACGAGAAGTTCCGCCGGATGGGCGTCTTCGCCGAAGAGGCCTAAGCTGCGGACAGGCCGAAACGGCGGCTGCGGCAGTGAACTCTCTGATTGAATTCCATGGAGTCGAAACTGCTGCTGTTTCAATGGCTGCCGGCAACGGTTCTGATCACCGTCGGAGCAACCGCCCTGCTCATGGCGATCCTGGCGGCCGGTTGGGCTCTTCGCCGCAAACCGGTATCCCGGGTCTGTCGTCTGGTTCTTTTCGGAGCATTGGCTGGCGTCGCCGCGTGCGTTGCCGGGCTTCTCTTCATCGGTTTTACCGTCAATGTGCGCGAAACGCCCGTTCCCGAATGGAGCGATGGCAGTTCGTCGTTAGCGACGTTTTTGCGGGAACCGTGCGCTGATTTCGTTCGCACTGGCAAAGCCGTGGGATTGGTCGCCGCCATTGTCGACGGGGACGAAACCTGCCTGATGGGAATTGGTCGGACTTCGCTCATTGCCGGCCGTCCGGTCAATGGCGATACCCTGTTTGAAATTGGATCGATCACCAAGACGTTCACCGGCTTGCTTCTGGCGATCGAAATTCAACGAGGCCGCCTCGGTCTCGAATGTCCGATCGGCACTCTTCTTCCTTCGACAATTTTGCCTCCCGAGGCGGTGAGCAACATCACCTTGCGGCAACTCGTCACCCATTCGTCCGGCCTGCCGCGCCTTCCTGGCAACGCCGCCGCGATGTGGCGCGGAGCTCTCGCCATGCTGCTCTACGGCGGGGATCCCTATGCCGGGCTGACCGAGGAGGATTACCTCCGTGCCCTGCAGGGCGCGGCGCTTGAATTCGAGCCCGGCTCGCGTTCGAGCTATTCGAATTTTGGCGCGGCTCTGCTGGGCTGGATGATTGCGAGGCAGGTCGGGCGGGATTACGAAGAAATGGCGCTGGCGGAAATTTGCGGCCCGTTACGCATGAAGAACACCGCGATCAATCTCACCGCTCAACAGGAGGAAAATCTGGCCGCGGGCTATCGCGCCGTGGAGAAATTGGGGGCGATAGTCGTGGGCCTGCGCTCGAATTTCTGGACCAGCCCTGGAAACTTTGAAGGCGCGGGCGGCCTGCGCTCGAGCGGCTCCGACATGCTCGCATATCTTCGCGCCCAAATGCGGCCGAAGAACTCCCCGTTGGCGGCCAGCCTGCGCCAGTCCCACGAACCCCTGTTCCCGATGGGGCGCGATCGGGCCATCGCCATGGGGTGGATCGTCTCGACTTTCAAGGGAGCGGGAGGCCCGATTTTCTGGCACAACGGAGGGACCGGCGGGTTCCGCAGCTTCATCGGATTCGACGAATCCGGCCAACACGGGATCTTGGTCCTTTCGAATTCCGCGGAATCCGTCGACGCCATCGCTCTGAAAATTCTTCGAAACCTGATCGCAAAGTCGCCCCGAATTCCCTGAGTCCAGCTTTCGGTCGTGGGAATCCGCGAAGGACTCAGAAACGGTCGAAGGTCATTGCACCGGCGGCGGGCGCATATTCCGTCGCCTCGGCGTTTGGCTTGAGGTAGGCCACGGTCTCGGCATCTTCCTTGAGAATCGGGACTTCGCCTGGACCGACCCAGCCAGGCTCGCGCGCGGTGACCCGGTATTTGATGGTGATGAGATCGTCTGGCTTCACCTTCTGATGCGAACGGCCGACCTTCAGCACCTGCGCGAGCATCGTAACTTCACGGACGGCGGAATCTTCCGTGGGCTCGACGTCGACGCGAAGCACTTTCACGCGAAAGACTTCCGGAGCCGTGCTCTGCATCTTCTCGTAGGCGGATGGTGGAAGTTCGGCAAACGAGGCGTGCGGAACGGCCGCGGCGAGAAGAAGGCAGGCAAAAAGGCGTTTCATGGACCGGACTTTCTATGTCGGAAAGGGCAGGTTCGCAACGCTCACGGTGCGGAATCTCCGCGCACGTCCTTCGCATACGAACGCACCGCGTCCTGAATCACGCCCGCAACGTCGGCCTTCGCTTCGACAAACTTCGGGCGGAACCACGGATAAAGCCCAATGACGTCGTGGAGCACGCGAATCTGGCCGTCGCAACCTTCGCCGCTTCCAATGCCAATCGTCGGAATGGCCAGCATTTCGGAAATTTCGCGGGCGAGGGGAGGAGTCACCAGCTCGAGCACCACGGCGAACGCGCCGGCCTGCTCCACGGCGCGCGCATCCTCCACCAGCCCCTCCGCCTGCTGGGGAGTGCGCCCCTTGATCTTGTAGCCGCCCTCCTCGCGAATCTGCTGCGGCAGCATCCCGATATGCGCCAGAACCGGAATGCCGGCCTCGACCAATGCCGCAATCGTGCCGGCATGGGCTGCGCCGCCCTCGAGCTTCACCGCATGCGCGCCTGCCTCGATCAGGAGGCGAGCATTGGCAAGGGCGAGTTCCGGATTCTCGTAGGCATCCTTGGGAAGGTCAGCCACCAGGGTGGCCCGGGAGACGCCGCGAGCAACCGCCCGGGTGTGGTGAAGCATGTCCGAAATGGAAACCTCGGTCGTGTCCGGAAACCCAAGGACGACCATCCCCAGCGAGTCGCCCACCAGAATCAAATCTACGCCGCTCTCATCGAGAAGCCGCCCGGTCGGATAGTCGTAAGCCGTCAGAGCCACCACGGAATGACGGTCGCTTTTCAAGTGACGATAGGCCTCGGAAAGGGATTTCATAATTAAGTTATTTCCGTAAAAATTGCATCTATCTCACTTTAAAAGAGATTCTTCGCGAATCAGAATTTCATCCTCCGCGAAAGTTCTGAGCCTGTCCCGTTGTTGAGCAACGGATGGGCCTTCCTTAGCGAAATGGCGGTTGGGAACGATATCGCCGAGAGGCATTAGCACGAACAGTCGGTCCATCAGTCGCGGGTGAGGAAGCTCCAGATCCGGCTCGTGAAGTTCCAAATCATCGGCGTAGAGGATGTCCAGATCCACGGTTCGCGGCGTATTTCGTCCGTGGTTCGCCGGACGATCGTGAAATTGCTCGATGGCCTGAAGGCGCTGCAGCAGATCCCGCGGTTCGCCGGAAAATCCGATCTCGATCGCGGCATTCAGGAACATGGGAGAATCCGCCGGACAGTCGACGGGAGGCGTTTCATAAATTCGGGACACCAGCACCGGAGGTTCTGCAAACGTCCGGATCGCGGCGACGGCGGCTTGCAGATGGGCGACGCGATCCCCGAGATTGGACCCGAGTGCGATGCCTGCGCGCATGGTCGTCTAGCGGAGACCGAGGACGTCCTGCATGTCGTAGAGGCCGGGTCCACGCGTGAACGCCCATTTCGCCGCGCGCAGGGCGCCGTTGGCAAAAGTGTCACGGGACGAAGCCTTGTGGGTCAGTTCGACGCGCTCACCGACGTTGGCGTAAATCACCGTGTGGTCGCCGACCACGTCGCCGCCACGGATGGCGTGCATGCCAATCTCGACGGGCGTGCGCTCGCCGACCATGCCTTCGCGGCCATGACGGACGTCCTTCGCGTAATCGAGCTCGCGAACCTCGGCCAGAATCTCCGCCAGACGGCGGGCGGTGCCGCTCGGGGAGTCCTTCTTGAGGCGGTGATGCATTTCGACGACCTCGAGATCGAATTCGGGGCCGAGAATCTCGGTCGCCTTCCGGGTGAGCCAGAACAG is part of the Chthoniobacterales bacterium genome and harbors:
- the folK gene encoding 2-amino-4-hydroxy-6-hydroxymethyldihydropteridine diphosphokinase, producing MRAGIALGSNLGDRVAHLQAAVAAIRTFAEPPVLVSRIYETPPVDCPADSPMFLNAAIEIGFSGEPRDLLQRLQAIEQFHDRPANHGRNTPRTVDLDILYADDLELHEPDLELPHPRLMDRLFVLMPLGDIVPNRHFAKEGPSVAQQRDRLRTFAEDEILIREESLLK
- a CDS encoding acetyl-CoA carboxylase carboxyltransferase subunit alpha, whose amino-acid sequence is MRVTPLDFEKPVVELEHKLEDIKKHLQGQDIDMAPQVREIAERIEATRREIYENLNAWQRVQIARHIQRPFFLDYIDLAFTDFVELHGDRVFGDDASMPAGLATIGGIRCVVIGQQKGRDVKENLLRNFGSPHPEGYRKALRLMRLAEKFNLPIVTLIDTPGAYPGVGAEERHIAEAIAVNLREMMLLRVPIVSVVIGEGGSGGALGIGVSDRVLMQENAYYSVISPEGCAAILWKHRKHAPEAAEALKLNAGVLMELGVIDGVIAEPLGGAHHDPQGSADLLKASIVAALEETSKLSTDKLLDQRYEKFRRMGVFAEEA
- the dapB gene encoding 4-hydroxy-tetrahydrodipicolinate reductase gives rise to the protein MPLRLLINGARGRMGQALISCAARDPELEVTARVDESDAFAPALALCDAVIDFTHAPVTVGVTEACVAAGKPLVIGTTGHDDAQRAAITAGAAHIPIVFAPNFSIGVNTLFWLTRKATEILGPEFDLEVVEMHHRLKKDSPSGTARRLAEILAEVRELDYAKDVRHGREGMVGERTPVEIGMHAIRGGDVVGDHTVIYANVGERVELTHKASSRDTFANGALRAAKWAFTRGPGLYDMQDVLGLR
- a CDS encoding serine hydrolase domain-containing protein translates to MESKLLLFQWLPATVLITVGATALLMAILAAGWALRRKPVSRVCRLVLFGALAGVAACVAGLLFIGFTVNVRETPVPEWSDGSSSLATFLREPCADFVRTGKAVGLVAAIVDGDETCLMGIGRTSLIAGRPVNGDTLFEIGSITKTFTGLLLAIEIQRGRLGLECPIGTLLPSTILPPEAVSNITLRQLVTHSSGLPRLPGNAAAMWRGALAMLLYGGDPYAGLTEEDYLRALQGAALEFEPGSRSSYSNFGAALLGWMIARQVGRDYEEMALAEICGPLRMKNTAINLTAQQEENLAAGYRAVEKLGAIVVGLRSNFWTSPGNFEGAGGLRSSGSDMLAYLRAQMRPKNSPLAASLRQSHEPLFPMGRDRAIAMGWIVSTFKGAGGPIFWHNGGTGGFRSFIGFDESGQHGILVLSNSAESVDAIALKILRNLIAKSPRIP
- a CDS encoding 4-hydroxy-3-methylbut-2-enyl diphosphate reductase, with product MSAATPAAKRINLRTPEVMERVQAQVESHYRSNLVDEIRAHGGLLTVGETTFRLAKQFGFCYGVERAIDLAYAARKVFPEQRIFLLGEIIHNPDVNAQIAAMGIRHLAAHPSDADIDALSSEDVVIVPAFGAEAPIVEAVKAHGCQIVDTTCGDVMSVWKRVRQNAREQVTSIIHGKSAHEETRATASRALGEGAGHYLVVLDLAETDFVCDYIRNGGDAEKKAEFVRRFADAMSPGFDPDVHLHKIGVANQTTMLRSETEEVQNRVRQAITDRDRGDAGNFRFFDTICGATQERQDALFELLHAPLDLLLVVGGYNSSNTTHLAEIGEKEVPTYFIRNADCIRSAEEILRFDLHEKREIVTAGWLKTTGPLRAGITAGASCPNNLIEDVIRRILELRGETAPI
- a CDS encoding LysM peptidoglycan-binding domain-containing protein, producing MKLIKFLIVLVFAAAIFGTAGFFAYQLYYKPEKADREEARAVAEAPPPTPPPDYSLPALKKALALLKAGKTVEAREALRNFIAQYPESTGIGDAKDALGEISMSFIYTSAPGPEKVDYVVVAGDSLVRVASKTKSNAELILRSNNLSSIDLSIGQQLRIPELDTALVLDRKAKTLSLLNGGQLLKEYPLLSMELPAAARGKDPVSTAVKDKVAVNGSERVAFGSRGYVGSDRWIMLDMANAVIRGRPETASNGQPAPMPPGMVVSQEDIEEIFPLVTRKTPVTIQ
- a CDS encoding DUF2270 domain-containing protein, with translation MDGPVTPGPATPPPPLEASRAAGGNPESRAMPVPSLKDPCYVNAMVHFYRGELGRIMVWRQRLDVTTTWAITSSTTIITVAFSFREIPHIIFFFNLAIVWIMLWIEARRYRFYDAFRGRVRMLEAHFLVPIVSQSDRLLDGEWRRLVCEDLILPSFKISAFEAVGRRLRRNYVFIFAIIMLAWALKIFMHANPPITSLHSFYTAFEAGHLPAWFNAGIFVGTIVAVTSIIIYFAHRTSGEVSEFGSDNVSLWRI
- the mazG gene encoding nucleoside triphosphate pyrophosphohydrolase — translated: MRAAPVATLDPVLRLKEIVARLRAPDGCPWDREQTHASLRGALLEETYELVDAIDLADDSNLREELGDLLLHVVMHAQMASERGAFEFDAVATEICEKLIRRHPHVFGEDSAADSDEVLRKWEQIKRAEKAERTSILDGLPRALPALLRAQNAQKKAARVGFDWTEAGEVIAKIEEELAELKAAMATANSAAITEETGDLLFSVVNLARKLGQDSEMTLSAATDKFVERFKSVERQAAAAGRRVEDCSAEELNRYWDAEKAGTA
- a CDS encoding cation diffusion facilitator family transporter — encoded protein: MSHEHHDHAGHSHGPGGHHHAPADFGRAFLIGIALNTGFVIFEAAMGFLSGSLALVSDAGHNLGDVLGLVLAWVAAILAKRAAKGRYTYGLKRGTILAALANAILLLVAVGALGLEAIERLREPQHVEGGVMAWVSALGILVNGGTALLFMAGSKGDLNVRGAFLHMAADAGVSLGVTIAGLVILATGWAWIDPVVSLAVLVAILVGTWGLFTESLGLALDAAPLGTDLEKIHAEIAGISGVQEVHHLHVWALSTTETALTAHVVKSDPGLDDALLATIREELEEHFAITHVTIQFEQGGAGGCGACLPGKSSPA
- the panB gene encoding 3-methyl-2-oxobutanoate hydroxymethyltransferase translates to MKSLSEAYRHLKSDRHSVVALTAYDYPTGRLLDESGVDLILVGDSLGMVVLGFPDTTEVSISDMLHHTRAVARGVSRATLVADLPKDAYENPELALANARLLIEAGAHAVKLEGGAAHAGTIAALVEAGIPVLAHIGMLPQQIREEGGYKIKGRTPQQAEGLVEDARAVEQAGAFAVVLELVTPPLAREISEMLAIPTIGIGSGEGCDGQIRVLHDVIGLYPWFRPKFVEAKADVAGVIQDAVRSYAKDVRGDSAP